The following coding sequences lie in one Carbonactinospora thermoautotrophica genomic window:
- a CDS encoding NAD-dependent epimerase/dehydratase family protein — translation MARVVVTGGCGFVGSHLVDRLLRQGYEVIAYDVSPPPPDQRGDSVRYLAGDIRDRARLATAITEGVDVVYHLAAVVGVDRYLAQPLDVIDITVSGTRNVLELATQVGAKVVVSSTSEVYGRNPAVPWPEDADRVLGSTAAERWSYSSSKALAEHLTFAFARQRGLRATIVRYFNVYGPRQRPAYVVSRSIHRALRGLPPVVYDDGQQTRCFTYIDDAIDATLRAGTDPRADGECFNIGSTEETTVGEVIELVSQLTGLSPCLVSVDTDQRLGVGYQDVRRRVPDTAKARALLGWCSTTPLRTGLMRTIEWAREHPWWLELPEGGAG, via the coding sequence ATGGCGCGCGTGGTTGTCACCGGCGGTTGCGGTTTCGTCGGCAGTCACCTCGTGGACCGGCTGCTGCGGCAGGGGTACGAGGTGATCGCGTACGATGTCTCCCCGCCGCCTCCCGATCAGCGCGGCGACTCCGTCCGGTACCTCGCCGGCGACATCCGGGACAGGGCGAGGCTGGCCACCGCGATCACCGAAGGCGTGGACGTCGTCTACCACCTGGCCGCCGTGGTGGGAGTCGACCGCTACCTGGCGCAACCACTCGATGTCATCGACATCACGGTCAGCGGCACCAGGAACGTCTTGGAGTTGGCCACCCAGGTGGGCGCCAAGGTCGTCGTCTCCAGCACCAGCGAGGTCTACGGCAGGAACCCGGCGGTTCCCTGGCCGGAGGACGCCGACCGGGTGCTCGGGAGCACGGCGGCGGAACGCTGGAGTTACTCCTCGAGCAAGGCCCTCGCCGAACACCTGACCTTCGCGTTCGCCCGCCAACGCGGCCTGCGCGCGACCATCGTCCGCTACTTCAACGTCTACGGGCCCCGGCAACGCCCCGCCTACGTCGTGAGCCGCAGCATCCACCGTGCGCTGCGCGGCCTTCCGCCGGTTGTCTACGACGACGGACAGCAGACCCGTTGCTTCACCTACATCGACGACGCGATCGACGCCACCCTCCGCGCCGGCACCGATCCCCGCGCGGATGGAGAGTGCTTCAACATCGGAAGCACGGAGGAAACCACCGTGGGCGAAGTCATCGAGCTCGTCTCCCAACTGACCGGCCTGAGCCCATGTCTTGTCTCTGTCGATACCGACCAGCGCCTGGGCGTCGGCTACCAGGATGTACGTCGCCGGGTCCCGGACACCGCAAAGGCCCGCGCTCTCCTCGGTTGGTGCAGTACGACTCCGCTACGCACGGGCCTGATGCGAACGATCGAGTGGGCGCGCGAACACCCGTGGTGGCTGGAGCTACCGGAGGGCGGTGCGGGGTGA